In Actinoplanes octamycinicus, the genomic window ATCCGGCACAGCCGCGCTCATCACGGGTCGGTGTTCTCCCGCTACGCTGCCGGTCTGCTGACGATGGTCGTCACCGATGACGGCAGAGGCGGCGCCGACCCGGCTGCCGGCACCGGACTGCGCGGTATCGAACGCCGCCTCGCCGCCTTCGACGGCACGATCATGCTGTCGAGCCCACCCGGAGGCCCGACCGTCATCACCATGGAGTTGCCGTGCGCGTTGTGATCGCCGAGGACCACGCCCTGCTCCGGGACGGCCTGACCCGGCTGCTGGTCGCCTTCGACTTCGACGTCGTCGCGGTTGTCGACAACGGCCCCGCGCTGCTGCCCACCCTGCTCGAACATCGGCCCGACGTGGCCGTCCTGGACGTACGCCTCCCGCCCACCTTCACCGACGAAGGTCTGCAAGCAGCCATCGCCGCCCGGACCCGGCTGCCGGGCCTGCCGGTTCTCATGCTGTCCCAGCACGTGGAGCCGCTCTATGCCCGGGAGCTGCTCAGCACCCCGCACGGCGGCATCGGATACCTGCTCAAAGACCGAGTCGCCGACGTCAGCGACTTCGTCGACGCCGTCCACCGGGTGGCCGGCGGCGGCACCGCCATGGACCCCGAGGTGATCTCACGGCTGCTCGCCCGGCGAGAGCCACTGGCAGTGCTCACCGCCCGCGAACGTGAAGTGCTCGGGGAGATGGCACAGGGCCGATCCAACGCCGCGATCGCGACCCAGCTCGGTGTCACGGAGAAGGCCGTGAGCAAGCACATCAACAACATGTTGACCAAACTCGACCTGCCTCCCTCCGACGACGACAACCGCCGGGTACTGGCCGTGCTGGCCTACCTGAACGCGTGACGGCGTGCCACCGGCGTGAACGGCTACCCGAAGCGGACAACGGCGACTGCCGGGCGGAACCGTCCAGGGAAGGCCTGCCTCCTGGAGATGGCCGCAATCCGAGCGCGCGTCCACCGCGCTCCCTGGCGGTAGCCGGCGACCGGCTGCCGGACCTGGTCGCCCGCCCGGAAATGGCGCGAGGGGCGCACAGGAATGGGGTCATGGGACCCCGGGGCCCAGCGGGGCGGCGCGTCGTTTCGTGTCGGTCAGCTTAAGTCGGCACCCTGAGAGTCGTCTTCGCCGAACTGAACAGGCGTAGGGTGGGGTCATCCCGGAATCGACGACATCCCACCTTCGAGGTGCCCGCCACACCGGCTCTCCCCCGAGGGGGATGTCGTGT contains:
- a CDS encoding response regulator transcription factor — protein: MRVVIAEDHALLRDGLTRLLVAFDFDVVAVVDNGPALLPTLLEHRPDVAVLDVRLPPTFTDEGLQAAIAARTRLPGLPVLMLSQHVEPLYARELLSTPHGGIGYLLKDRVADVSDFVDAVHRVAGGGTAMDPEVISRLLARREPLAVLTAREREVLGEMAQGRSNAAIATQLGVTEKAVSKHINNMLTKLDLPPSDDDNRRVLAVLAYLNA